The following proteins are encoded in a genomic region of Galbibacter sp. BG1:
- a CDS encoding M61 family metallopeptidase: MLKKAFTIAGFLLFVTFLTAQEPVRYSISFTNAVHHEANITAVFPGTASDSLHIRMSRSSPGRYALHEFAKNIYGVIATDGNGDTLKIIRNNPYEWVVANPKGATKVQYTLFGNRADGTYSQIDESHAHLNMPATFMYAKEMFEAPVEVTFNVREDLNWKVATQLKNKEGNTYTAPNFQYFMDSPTEISNYKKRSFEVNSNGKNYMIEFVLHDTATEDLVDQYFEKVKRIVLAEKDVFGELPDFDFGRYTFLACYVANASGDGMEHRNSTILTDTEGLADGGMKNNIGTVSHEFFHAWNVERLRPEKLEPFDFSKANMTGALWFAEGFTSYYTNLILCRAGIITPQEYAEGLNGTFNYVWNSPARDYFNPIEMSYQAPFVDAATSVDPVNRENTFVSYYSYGSVLGLALDLSLRQNGLNLDDYMKKLWEAYGKNEEPYTIDDLHFTLSLYAGKPFADTFFNNYIYKSKMPDYTTLFESVGFNYSQNTEKPFTGIATNSKNVITRNLKKGTPAYEAGLDAGDTIIAVDGINMEGNKSLEEIVEDKKVGDEISIKYSRFGQERTTKLKLAADPTYTISFDEKVRRRIRKHREAWLE, translated from the coding sequence ATGTTGAAAAAAGCATTCACAATCGCAGGGTTTCTATTGTTTGTAACATTCTTAACAGCGCAGGAACCTGTTAGATATTCCATTTCTTTTACAAATGCGGTGCACCATGAGGCGAATATAACCGCTGTCTTTCCAGGAACAGCATCCGATTCACTCCACATTCGAATGAGTAGGAGTTCTCCTGGGCGCTATGCACTGCACGAATTTGCCAAAAATATCTATGGCGTTATAGCAACAGATGGCAATGGCGATACCTTAAAAATTATTAGAAACAATCCTTACGAATGGGTGGTGGCAAACCCCAAGGGAGCAACGAAAGTGCAATATACTTTGTTCGGTAACCGTGCCGATGGTACCTACAGTCAAATAGACGAAAGTCATGCACATTTAAACATGCCTGCTACTTTTATGTATGCCAAGGAAATGTTTGAAGCTCCCGTGGAAGTAACTTTTAACGTTCGCGAGGATTTAAACTGGAAAGTGGCTACCCAACTAAAAAATAAAGAAGGGAATACTTATACGGCTCCCAATTTTCAGTACTTTATGGATAGCCCGACGGAAATTAGCAACTATAAAAAGCGTTCTTTTGAGGTGAATTCCAATGGGAAAAACTATATGATAGAGTTTGTTTTGCACGATACCGCTACCGAGGACTTGGTAGATCAATATTTTGAAAAAGTAAAACGCATTGTTTTGGCTGAAAAAGATGTTTTCGGGGAGCTTCCCGATTTCGATTTTGGAAGGTATACTTTTTTAGCTTGCTATGTTGCAAATGCCAGTGGGGATGGAATGGAACATCGAAATTCAACGATTTTAACAGATACTGAAGGTTTGGCAGATGGCGGAATGAAAAATAATATCGGTACGGTGTCGCACGAATTTTTTCATGCCTGGAATGTTGAGCGCTTGCGGCCAGAAAAGTTGGAGCCTTTTGATTTCTCCAAAGCGAATATGACAGGCGCTTTATGGTTTGCCGAGGGCTTTACGAGCTATTACACGAATTTAATTTTATGTAGGGCAGGAATTATTACCCCGCAAGAGTATGCCGAGGGATTAAACGGTACTTTTAATTACGTGTGGAATTCCCCGGCGAGGGATTATTTTAATCCCATTGAAATGAGTTACCAAGCACCATTTGTAGATGCAGCTACTTCGGTGGATCCTGTTAATCGCGAAAACACATTCGTATCCTATTATTCCTACGGAAGCGTTCTCGGTTTGGCATTAGATCTTTCGCTACGACAAAACGGACTCAATCTCGATGATTACATGAAAAAATTGTGGGAGGCCTACGGTAAAAATGAAGAGCCTTATACCATAGACGATCTTCATTTTACTTTGAGCTTGTATGCAGGGAAACCTTTTGCCGATACTTTCTTTAATAATTACATATATAAAAGTAAAATGCCGGATTACACTACTCTATTTGAAAGTGTAGGCTTTAATTACAGTCAAAACACTGAAAAACCATTCACGGGAATTGCTACAAACAGTAAAAATGTTATTACCAGAAACCTTAAAAAAGGAACTCCTGCTTATGAGGCTGGATTGGATGCTGGAGATACCATTATTGCAGTTGATGGAATTAATATGGAAGGAAATAAATCTTTAGAAGAAATTGTGGAAGACAAAAAAGTAGGCGATGAAATAAGCATTAAATACAGCAGATTTGGACAGGAGAGAACTACGAAATTAAAACTAGCTGCCGACCCTACCTATACCATCTCATTCGACGAAAAGGTTAGACGCCGAATAAGAAAGCATAGAGAAGCCTGGCTCGAGTAA
- a CDS encoding aminotransferase class I/II-fold pyridoxal phosphate-dependent enzyme, whose protein sequence is MSNLPKKLSQKLDARIQENALRKLTVAENLIDFSSNDYLGFAASESIFSEAENILSKRNLKKNGATGSRLISGNSTFYEEVETFIADFHKTEAALIFNSGYDANLGFFSIVPQRGDIVLYDEYSHASIRDGIMLGHANAFKFKHNDLDDLTKKLAQNYIKATKNKAEIYIVTESVFSMDGDSPDLKKLTIISKQFNARLIVDEAHAIGVFGRNGAGLVQDLSLENEIFAIIVTFGKAMGCHGAAVLGSNELKKFLVNFTRSFIYTTGLPPHSLATIMSAYLQLQSSELTGIFGENSKKLKENILHFQSEIHKKIKNSNPNIGIVYIESNAAIQCLIIPGNELVKSKSTNLELAGFNVKPILSPTVPKNEERLRFCMHSYNSLEEITAVLNLVFK, encoded by the coding sequence ATGTCTAATCTTCCGAAGAAATTATCGCAAAAGCTAGATGCTCGCATACAAGAGAATGCGCTTAGGAAACTCACCGTAGCAGAAAATCTCATAGATTTTTCCTCTAACGATTATTTGGGTTTTGCCGCTTCGGAATCTATTTTTTCTGAAGCTGAAAATATCTTGTCCAAACGTAACCTAAAAAAAAATGGGGCTACAGGCTCTAGATTAATTTCTGGAAATTCCACTTTCTATGAAGAAGTGGAGACTTTTATTGCCGATTTTCATAAAACGGAAGCTGCCCTTATTTTTAACTCGGGATACGATGCCAATTTGGGCTTTTTTTCTATCGTTCCGCAACGAGGGGATATTGTTTTATACGACGAATACAGCCACGCCAGTATCCGTGATGGGATTATGTTGGGTCATGCTAACGCATTTAAGTTTAAGCACAACGATCTCGACGATCTAACCAAAAAACTAGCGCAAAATTATATAAAAGCAACTAAGAACAAGGCGGAAATTTATATCGTTACCGAATCGGTTTTTTCCATGGATGGCGACAGTCCCGATTTAAAAAAACTAACAATAATTTCTAAGCAATTCAACGCGCGTTTAATTGTGGACGAGGCACATGCCATTGGTGTTTTTGGAAGGAATGGAGCGGGATTGGTGCAGGATCTTAGTTTGGAAAATGAAATTTTTGCCATTATCGTAACCTTTGGAAAAGCAATGGGATGCCACGGGGCAGCAGTTTTAGGCAGCAACGAATTGAAAAAGTTTTTGGTTAATTTTACCCGCAGTTTTATTTATACCACCGGACTTCCCCCGCATAGTTTGGCAACTATTATGAGCGCTTATTTGCAATTACAAAGCAGTGAATTGACAGGCATTTTTGGTGAAAATTCAAAAAAATTAAAAGAAAACATACTTCACTTCCAAAGTGAAATACACAAAAAAATAAAAAACTCAAACCCTAACATTGGGATAGTATATATAGAAAGTAATGCCGCTATTCAATGCCTTATAATCCCAGGTAACGAACTTGTAAAAAGCAAGTCCACAAATCTGGAGTTAGCCGGTTTTAATGTAAAACCTATTTTATCGCCAACAGTTCCAAAAAATGAGGAAAGATTACGTTTTTGTATGCACAGCTACAACAGTTTGGAAGAAATTACAGCGGTTTTAAATCTTGTTTTTAAGTAA
- the bioD gene encoding dethiobiotin synthase, producing the protein MKSRYFVTGISTEVGKTIASAIIVEALEADYWKPIQSGDLDNSDTHKVHTLISNTNSKFHPNSYALKVPISPHASAAIDNVEIELEKIKVPETVNGLVIEGAGGILVPLNDTNTIMDIIKPEYKIIVVSRHYLGSINHTLLTVNLLKEHGFSVSIIFSGKKHPTTEQIIQKMTDVPVIGRIDEEKEFNKEVIRKYAVKFKPELLKL; encoded by the coding sequence ATGAAGTCTCGTTATTTTGTTACAGGAATTTCTACTGAAGTGGGAAAAACAATTGCCTCCGCCATTATCGTAGAAGCCTTGGAAGCAGATTATTGGAAACCTATTCAATCAGGCGATCTCGATAATTCCGACACCCATAAAGTACATACATTAATCTCTAATACCAATTCTAAATTTCATCCCAATAGTTACGCTTTAAAAGTCCCTATAAGTCCTCATGCCTCTGCCGCCATAGATAATGTGGAAATAGAACTTGAAAAGATTAAAGTTCCAGAAACGGTAAATGGTTTGGTAATAGAAGGTGCTGGAGGTATTCTGGTTCCGCTAAACGACACCAATACCATCATGGATATTATTAAGCCGGAATATAAAATAATAGTGGTTTCCAGGCATTATTTAGGAAGTATCAACCACACGCTTTTAACGGTAAATCTACTGAAAGAACACGGCTTCAGTGTTTCCATAATATTCAGCGGGAAAAAACATCCAACTACCGAACAGATCATTCAAAAAATGACGGATGTTCCCGTAATTGGCCGAATCGACGAGGAAAAAGAATTCAACAAGGAAGTGATTCGAAAATATGCCGTAAAATTTAAACCAGAACTGTTAAAACTCTAA
- the bioA gene encoding adenosylmethionine--8-amino-7-oxononanoate transaminase, whose amino-acid sequence MSLSERDKKHLWHPLTQHKLHPESIGITHAKGAVLYAEDGKEYIDGIASWYTSAYGHCHPYIVKKVQEQVAKLDQVVFAGLTHPPVVELSEALINILPDNQNKLFFSDNGSTSVEVAIKMSLQYHFNRGEKRNVLIAFEEGFHGDTFGAMSVSGLSVYNGPFEDFFISVERIPVPNGENNNEVLEKLTAIITNNEVASFIFEPLVQGAAAMKMHDASGLDMLIETCKKHGVLTIADEVMTGFGKTGKHFASLHLHHYPDIMCMSKALTAGMAPMAITSCTEEIYQAFYSNEIGKGLFHGHTYSANPIACSAALAGISLLQSEEMQANIKRVIKSHQKFNERIKNHPKIARTRQCGIIYAIDLDVEMERYGNLRDKLLNFFLENGLFMRPLGSTIYISAPYVISDEQLEKIYEKIEFLLQKIL is encoded by the coding sequence ATGAGTCTTTCAGAAAGAGATAAAAAACATCTTTGGCACCCCCTTACCCAGCATAAATTACACCCAGAAAGCATTGGTATTACCCATGCCAAAGGAGCGGTTTTGTATGCAGAGGATGGCAAGGAATATATTGACGGGATTGCATCTTGGTACACTTCCGCTTATGGCCATTGCCATCCCTATATTGTAAAAAAGGTACAGGAGCAAGTAGCCAAACTCGATCAAGTAGTTTTTGCAGGACTTACCCATCCACCAGTGGTAGAACTATCGGAGGCACTTATAAATATTCTTCCCGACAACCAAAACAAACTATTTTTTTCTGACAACGGTTCCACTTCCGTAGAAGTAGCCATAAAAATGTCTCTGCAATACCATTTTAATCGTGGAGAAAAAAGAAATGTGCTCATCGCCTTTGAGGAGGGTTTCCACGGTGATACTTTTGGTGCCATGTCGGTTTCAGGGCTATCGGTTTATAACGGTCCGTTTGAAGATTTTTTTATTTCCGTAGAAAGGATCCCGGTTCCAAATGGGGAAAACAACAATGAGGTATTAGAAAAGTTAACCGCTATCATTACAAATAATGAGGTTGCCAGTTTTATTTTTGAGCCGCTTGTTCAAGGCGCGGCAGCCATGAAAATGCACGATGCTTCCGGTTTGGACATGCTTATAGAAACTTGTAAAAAACATGGCGTTCTAACAATTGCAGACGAAGTAATGACAGGCTTTGGAAAAACTGGAAAACATTTTGCTTCCCTACATTTACATCATTACCCAGATATTATGTGCATGAGCAAGGCGCTAACCGCGGGAATGGCGCCCATGGCCATTACCAGTTGTACAGAGGAAATCTATCAAGCATTTTACAGCAATGAAATAGGCAAGGGCCTCTTCCACGGGCATACTTACAGTGCCAACCCAATTGCCTGCAGTGCTGCCTTAGCTGGCATATCGCTTTTGCAAAGTGAAGAAATGCAAGCCAATATTAAACGGGTTATAAAATCGCACCAAAAGTTTAATGAACGTATTAAAAACCACCCGAAAATAGCCCGTACCAGACAATGTGGAATAATCTACGCTATCGATTTGGATGTGGAAATGGAGCGCTATGGAAACCTTCGCGATAAATTACTGAATTTCTTCTTGGAAAACGGACTTTTTATGAGGCCGTTGGGAAGCACTATTTACATTTCTGCTCCTTATGTTATAAGCGATGAGCAACTGGAAAAAATTTATGAAAAAATAGAATTTTTGCTTCAAAAAATACTATAA
- a CDS encoding SET domain-containing protein, protein MIHPHTELRFISDEIGHGVVATKLIPKGTITWVQDKLDIVLTPAQVSSMSEDYQKVLDFFTFRNNKGEYVLCWDLAKYVNHSFKSNCLTTPYDFEIAIRDIYPGEELTDDYGYLNIERPFKAKDEGTDRKIVYPDDLLHFHEVWDDALQKAFQEVKSVKQPLAAFLSEKMQKKINKIHKGEEELDSILNCYYEGK, encoded by the coding sequence ATGATTCATCCGCATACCGAGCTGCGATTTATTTCCGATGAAATAGGTCATGGCGTTGTGGCAACTAAATTGATCCCAAAAGGAACAATTACGTGGGTACAAGATAAACTAGACATTGTGCTTACTCCCGCTCAAGTTTCATCTATGAGCGAAGATTACCAAAAAGTATTGGATTTTTTCACCTTCAGAAATAACAAAGGTGAATATGTGCTTTGCTGGGATTTGGCAAAATATGTAAACCATAGCTTTAAAAGCAATTGCCTTACCACCCCATACGATTTTGAAATTGCCATTCGTGATATTTATCCCGGTGAAGAGCTTACAGACGATTATGGGTACTTGAATATTGAAAGGCCATTTAAAGCAAAAGACGAAGGCACCGACCGCAAAATAGTATATCCCGACGATTTGCTTCATTTCCACGAGGTTTGGGACGATGCCCTGCAAAAAGCATTTCAGGAAGTAAAATCCGTAAAGCAACCTTTAGCAGCTTTCTTAAGTGAAAAAATGCAAAAGAAAATTAATAAAATCCATAAAGGGGAAGAAGAATTGGATTCTATTCTAAATTGTTATTACGAAGGAAAGTAA
- a CDS encoding DnaJ C-terminal domain-containing protein: MEFIDYYKVLELDKSASTADIKKAYRKLARKYHPDLNPNNKEAEIKFKQINEANEVLSDPEKRKKYDEYGKDWQHAEEFEKAKAQQRQSRQYSSGDPFTYSGGGSAEDFSDFFESMFGGGGGFRSQRRQTGFRGQDFNAELQLNLTDAYKTHKQTLSVNQKNIRITIPAGIENGQTIKIKGHGSPGINGGPNGDLYITFSIINNTDFKREGSNLYKTETIDLTTAVLGGEITAPTFDGKVKLKVAPGTQNGQQVKLKGKGFPVYKKEGTHGDLFITYQVKLPSKLTEKQKELFEALKKENL, translated from the coding sequence ATGGAATTTATTGATTATTACAAGGTTTTGGAGCTTGATAAAAGCGCCTCTACAGCAGATATCAAAAAAGCATATAGAAAACTTGCCAGAAAATACCATCCAGACCTCAATCCGAACAACAAAGAGGCCGAAATAAAATTTAAACAAATCAACGAGGCCAATGAGGTATTGAGCGATCCAGAGAAACGCAAGAAATACGATGAGTACGGCAAAGATTGGCAACATGCCGAAGAATTTGAAAAGGCAAAAGCACAACAGCGCCAGAGCCGGCAATACAGTTCTGGAGATCCCTTTACCTATTCTGGTGGCGGTTCTGCCGAAGATTTTTCAGATTTCTTCGAATCTATGTTTGGTGGTGGAGGTGGTTTTCGCAGTCAGAGAAGACAAACAGGCTTTCGTGGACAGGATTTTAACGCCGAGCTTCAACTGAACCTCACTGATGCATATAAAACGCATAAACAAACCCTTTCCGTCAATCAAAAAAATATCCGTATTACCATTCCAGCCGGGATTGAAAACGGACAAACCATAAAAATTAAAGGACACGGTTCCCCGGGAATCAATGGAGGCCCTAATGGCGATTTGTACATTACTTTCAGCATCATCAACAATACCGATTTTAAAAGAGAAGGTTCCAACCTTTACAAAACTGAAACAATAGACCTAACCACTGCAGTACTCGGTGGAGAGATTACCGCCCCTACTTTTGATGGAAAGGTAAAATTAAAAGTAGCCCCTGGAACGCAAAACGGACAACAGGTTAAACTGAAAGGGAAAGGCTTCCCGGTTTACAAAAAAGAGGGCACCCATGGAGATTTGTTCATTACCTACCAAGTAAAACTACCTTCTAAGTTAACCGAAAAACAAAAAGAACTTTTTGAAGCATTGAAAAAAGAGAATCTTTAA
- a CDS encoding chaperone modulator CbpM, whose amino-acid sequence MTTRYSISIQEFCKNYHVDELFVTHFKEAQIVQIISENQQDYITEENLPKLEKMVRLHQDLGINLEGLEAIAHLLERIEEMNTEMQSLKNKLRLYE is encoded by the coding sequence ATGACAACGAGATATAGCATAAGCATACAAGAATTCTGTAAGAATTACCATGTAGACGAGCTCTTTGTTACCCATTTTAAAGAGGCACAAATAGTTCAAATAATATCAGAAAACCAACAGGATTATATTACGGAAGAAAATCTTCCAAAACTTGAAAAAATGGTTCGGCTGCATCAAGATTTAGGCATTAATCTGGAAGGGCTGGAAGCCATAGCCCACCTTTTGGAGCGTATAGAGGAAATGAACACGGAAATGCAATCCTTAAAGAATAAATTAAGACTCTATGAATGA
- a CDS encoding Mrp/NBP35 family ATP-binding protein gives MKIDKKDVIKALESISAPGEGKNMIESGAVTNVMTFGDEVVVDITINNPSLQAKKKTEVEILKTIHDKVYQKAKVKVNLKVEAPEKPQIKGKNIPGIKNIIAVASGKGGVGKSTVTSNLAVTLSRMGFNVGLLDADIYGPSAPIMFDVENEKPLAINVDGKSKMKPIESYGVKILSIGFFTQPNQAVIWRGPMASKALNQMIFDAAWGELDFLLIDLPPGTGDIHLSIMQALPITGAVVVSTPQNVALADAKKGVAMFQQESINVPVLGIVENMAYFTPEELPDNKYYIFGKEGAQNLSKDLGVPFIGEIPLVQSIREAGDVGRPAALQDNTPLTDAFEDITKNIVQEVVSRNKSLPPTEAIKITTMAGCSAVNKK, from the coding sequence ATGAAAATAGATAAGAAAGACGTTATAAAAGCACTTGAAAGTATTTCTGCTCCCGGTGAGGGAAAAAATATGATAGAAAGTGGTGCTGTAACGAATGTAATGACGTTTGGAGATGAAGTGGTAGTAGATATCACTATCAACAACCCAAGTTTACAAGCTAAGAAAAAAACGGAGGTCGAGATTTTAAAGACCATTCACGATAAGGTTTACCAAAAAGCGAAAGTAAAGGTAAACCTAAAAGTAGAAGCTCCCGAAAAGCCACAAATAAAAGGAAAAAACATTCCGGGAATAAAAAATATTATTGCCGTGGCTTCCGGTAAAGGAGGTGTAGGTAAATCTACCGTAACTTCCAACTTAGCCGTTACGCTATCTAGAATGGGCTTTAATGTAGGTCTATTGGATGCCGATATTTACGGCCCTTCAGCTCCCATCATGTTCGATGTGGAAAATGAAAAACCACTGGCCATTAATGTAGATGGAAAGTCTAAGATGAAGCCCATTGAAAGCTATGGAGTAAAAATCTTATCCATTGGTTTCTTTACCCAGCCCAATCAAGCCGTAATTTGGAGAGGCCCTATGGCTTCCAAAGCATTAAACCAAATGATTTTTGATGCTGCTTGGGGAGAATTAGATTTCTTGCTTATCGACCTTCCCCCTGGAACCGGAGACATTCATTTAAGCATTATGCAGGCCTTGCCAATTACAGGCGCTGTGGTGGTGAGCACCCCACAAAATGTGGCCTTGGCAGATGCCAAGAAAGGTGTTGCCATGTTTCAACAGGAGAGCATAAATGTACCTGTGCTGGGCATTGTAGAGAATATGGCTTATTTTACCCCAGAAGAATTACCCGATAATAAATATTACATTTTCGGTAAGGAAGGAGCTCAAAACCTGTCTAAAGATTTAGGAGTGCCATTTATTGGAGAAATCCCATTGGTGCAAAGCATTCGGGAGGCTGGAGATGTAGGTAGACCAGCAGCTCTGCAAGACAACACACCGCTTACAGATGCCTTCGAAGATATCACCAAAAACATCGTTCAAGAAGTAGTAAGCCGTAACAAGAGTTTACCTCCAACAGAAGCCATTAAAATAACCACTATGGCAGGCTGCTCGGCCGTTAACAAGAAATAA
- a CDS encoding NifU family protein, with protein MTSEEVKLNVEKALEEIRPFLESDGGNISLVSIDNDKLVKVKLEGACVGCSVNQMTLKSGVEMTIKKYVPQIEQVINIE; from the coding sequence ATGACGTCGGAAGAAGTTAAATTAAACGTAGAAAAAGCACTGGAAGAGATAAGACCTTTTCTAGAAAGCGACGGTGGGAACATAAGTTTAGTTTCCATCGACAACGACAAACTCGTAAAAGTGAAACTGGAAGGAGCTTGCGTTGGTTGTAGTGTAAACCAAATGACGTTAAAAAGTGGTGTGGAAATGACCATTAAAAAATACGTTCCACAGATAGAACAAGTTATAAATATAGAATAG
- a CDS encoding NAD(P)/FAD-dependent oxidoreductase — translation MIKTDILIIGAGPTGLFTVFEAGLLKLKCHLIDALPQPGGQCSEIYPKKPIYDIPGFPEVLAGDLVTNLMKQIEAFEPGFTLGERAETIEKQEDESFVVTTNKGTKHHAKVVAIAGGLGSFEPRKPQLENITEFEDNGVEYIIRDPEIYRGKKVAIAGGGDSALDWSIFLADVAEEVTLIHRRNEFRGALDSVEKVEELKKLGKINLITPAEVKALHGNGKLESISIKQEEELLDLAVDHFIPLFGLSPKLGPIANWGLEIEKNAIKVDNTLDYQTNIPGVYAIGDVNTYPGKLKLILCGFHEATLMCQSAYKRIFPDKKYVMKYTTVSGVDGFDGSRKEAEKAVVKSIK, via the coding sequence ATGATTAAAACAGATATTCTCATCATAGGAGCCGGTCCTACAGGTCTTTTTACTGTTTTCGAAGCCGGTTTACTAAAATTAAAATGTCACCTTATAGATGCTTTACCGCAACCCGGCGGCCAATGTTCTGAAATCTATCCGAAAAAGCCCATTTACGATATCCCAGGATTTCCCGAGGTTTTGGCAGGAGATCTGGTAACAAATTTAATGAAGCAAATAGAAGCTTTCGAACCTGGTTTTACGTTGGGCGAGCGCGCAGAAACTATTGAAAAACAAGAGGACGAATCTTTTGTCGTAACCACCAACAAAGGCACAAAACACCACGCCAAGGTGGTAGCCATTGCAGGGGGCCTCGGAAGTTTTGAACCAAGAAAGCCACAATTGGAAAACATTACCGAATTTGAAGATAATGGCGTGGAATACATTATTCGCGATCCAGAAATTTACCGCGGGAAAAAAGTGGCTATAGCCGGCGGTGGCGATTCTGCGTTAGACTGGAGTATATTCTTGGCAGATGTTGCCGAAGAAGTAACCCTTATCCATAGAAGAAATGAATTTAGGGGAGCCTTGGATTCCGTAGAAAAAGTAGAAGAACTTAAAAAATTAGGTAAAATAAACCTTATTACCCCGGCTGAAGTAAAAGCACTGCATGGAAATGGAAAGCTGGAAAGCATCTCCATTAAACAGGAAGAAGAACTCCTCGACTTAGCCGTAGATCATTTTATTCCTTTATTCGGTTTATCCCCAAAATTGGGACCTATTGCCAATTGGGGTTTGGAAATTGAGAAAAACGCTATAAAAGTTGACAATACTTTAGACTACCAAACAAATATTCCAGGCGTTTATGCCATTGGTGATGTAAATACCTATCCCGGTAAATTAAAACTTATTCTTTGCGGATTTCACGAAGCAACGCTTATGTGCCAAAGCGCCTACAAACGTATTTTCCCTGATAAAAAGTACGTTATGAAATACACTACAGTGAGTGGCGTTGACGGTTTCGACGGAAGTAGAAAAGAAGCTGAAAAAGCAGTTGTAAAATCCATTAAATAA
- a CDS encoding 2Fe-2S iron-sulfur cluster-binding protein — translation MSDITIKIKDREGEVHEIQAPTDMAMNLMEVVRSYELAPEGTIGVCGGMAMCASCQCYVLSDHPLPEMSYDEDLMLAEAFNVQDNSRLGCQIQMTFDLDGLEVELAPEV, via the coding sequence ATGTCTGATATTACGATTAAAATTAAAGACCGCGAAGGCGAGGTTCACGAAATACAAGCTCCTACCGATATGGCTATGAACTTGATGGAAGTAGTGCGTTCCTACGAGCTTGCTCCAGAAGGAACCATTGGTGTTTGCGGCGGGATGGCCATGTGCGCTTCTTGCCAATGCTACGTGCTTTCAGATCATCCTTTACCAGAAATGAGCTATGACGAAGATCTTATGCTTGCCGAAGCCTTTAATGTTCAAGATAATAGCAGACTCGGCTGCCAAATACAAATGACCTTCGACCTTGACGGGTTGGAAGTGGAACTGGCTCCGGAAGTATAA
- a CDS encoding serine hydrolase domain-containing protein: MILGLIIENVSGENYYDYIKEKILKPANMLETSEIQVDSIVKNKASGYTTGFGQNTNLKRNDYYLTKASPAGFYYSTIEDLFKFSKALRNHKLLGKEITDLMLEPKVKGYNTYLGYAIDIDNRYNQTIIGHSGGWYGIHCELMDFMDDHYTVVILSNIDDGGNNGASKVADFFKILIADKKKEK, translated from the coding sequence GTGATTTTAGGTTTGATAATTGAGAATGTTTCTGGGGAAAATTATTACGATTATATAAAAGAAAAAATTCTGAAACCAGCAAACATGTTGGAAACTTCAGAAATTCAAGTAGATTCAATTGTAAAAAATAAGGCGAGTGGATATACAACAGGTTTTGGTCAAAATACAAACCTAAAAAGGAATGATTATTATCTTACTAAAGCATCACCTGCGGGATTCTATTATTCTACAATAGAAGATTTATTTAAGTTCTCAAAAGCTTTGAGAAACCACAAATTGCTAGGCAAGGAGATAACAGATCTGATGTTAGAACCGAAGGTGAAAGGGTATAATACATATTTGGGTTATGCAATCGATATTGATAACAGATACAATCAAACTATAATTGGTCATAGCGGTGGATGGTATGGAATACACTGTGAACTGATGGATTTTATGGACGATCATTATACAGTCGTAATCTTATCTAATATCGACGATGGAGGAAATAATGGAGCATCGAAAGTAGCTGATTTTTTCAAAATATTAATTGCCGATAAGAAAAAGGAAAAATAG